In the Lysinibacillus sp. PLM2 genome, one interval contains:
- a CDS encoding membrane protein has protein sequence MKYEQLVKEVYQNELELYEVCLSSRIKGLYSDNIIWINKLIPTSVEKTCVLAEELGHHHTTIGDILDQSSVVNRKLELRARAWAYEKLVPLTKIVQAHAQNITNRYELADFLNVTEDFLDAALNWYKSKFGLFVAIENYKLYFEPLGVLEMFDWIETPINNAAV, from the coding sequence ATGAAGTATGAGCAACTTGTGAAAGAGGTTTATCAAAATGAATTGGAATTATATGAGGTGTGTTTAAGTTCACGCATTAAAGGTTTATATTCAGACAACATCATTTGGATCAATAAACTAATACCAACCAGTGTGGAAAAAACTTGTGTACTTGCAGAAGAATTAGGACACCATCACACTACAATTGGAGATATCCTTGACCAGTCGAGCGTTGTAAATCGTAAGTTAGAATTAAGAGCACGTGCGTGGGCATACGAAAAGCTTGTACCTTTAACCAAAATCGTACAAGCTCATGCACAAAATATCACCAATCGATACGAATTAGCTGATTTCCTTAATGTGACAGAAGATTTTTTAGATGCAGCCCTAAATTGGTATAAAAGTAAATTCGGTTTATTTGTAGCGATAGAAAATTATAAGCTATACTTTGAACCGTTAGGTGTACTTGAAATGTTCGATTGGATTGAAACACCAATTAATAATGCAGCTGTATAG
- the lepA gene encoding elongation factor 4: MNREERLKRQENIRNFSIIAHIDHGKSTLADRILEQTKSVTQREMKAQLLDSMDLERERGITIKLNAVQLKYNAKNGEQYTFHLIDTPGHVDFTYEVSRSLAACEGAILVVDAAQGIEAQTLANVYLALDNDLEILPVINKIDLPAADPERVKNEIEDVIGLDASEAVLASAKAGIGIEDILEQIVEKVPAPTGDPDAPLQALIFDSVYDAYKGVIISIRIVNGTVKPGDKIRMMATGAEFEVIEVGIHTPKAVPQAELTVGDVGYLTASIKNVSDTRVGDTVTFAGSRSAAEPLPGYRRLNPMVYCGLYPIDTAKYNDLREALEKLELNDSALQYEPETSQALGFGFRCGFLGLLHMEIIQERIEREFNIDLITTAPSVIYEVFLTDGTSIKVDNPSMMPDPQKVDRVEEPYVKATIMVPNDYVGAVMELCQLKRGNFMGMDYIDTTRVQIIYEMPLSEIVYDFFDYLKSSTKGYASFDYELIGYKQSKLVKMDILLNGEQVDALSFIVHRDFAYERGKVIVEKLKELIPRQQFEVPIQAAVGQKIVARSTIKAMRKNVLAKCYGGDISRKRKLLEKQKEGKKRMKQVGSVEVPQEAFMAVLKMDDKK; encoded by the coding sequence ATGAATCGAGAAGAGCGTTTAAAACGTCAGGAAAACATAAGAAATTTCTCAATAATTGCCCATATTGACCACGGGAAGTCAACGTTAGCTGACCGTATTTTAGAGCAAACAAAATCTGTTACTCAACGTGAGATGAAAGCACAGCTATTAGATTCCATGGATTTAGAGCGTGAACGTGGAATTACGATTAAACTAAATGCAGTGCAGTTGAAATACAATGCGAAAAATGGTGAACAATATACATTTCATTTAATCGACACACCAGGACATGTCGATTTTACTTATGAAGTTTCTCGTTCTCTTGCTGCTTGCGAAGGAGCTATTTTAGTTGTGGATGCAGCACAGGGTATTGAGGCGCAAACATTAGCAAACGTCTATTTAGCCCTTGATAATGATTTGGAAATTCTACCTGTTATTAATAAAATCGATTTACCGGCTGCTGATCCTGAGCGAGTAAAAAATGAAATTGAAGATGTAATTGGATTAGATGCATCAGAGGCAGTTCTTGCATCTGCAAAAGCTGGTATTGGAATCGAGGATATTTTAGAGCAAATCGTTGAGAAAGTACCTGCTCCAACAGGAGATCCTGATGCTCCTTTACAAGCATTAATTTTTGACTCTGTCTATGATGCGTATAAAGGTGTCATTATATCCATTCGTATTGTAAATGGTACAGTTAAACCAGGTGATAAAATCCGTATGATGGCAACAGGTGCTGAATTTGAAGTAATTGAGGTAGGAATTCATACACCAAAAGCGGTGCCGCAAGCAGAGTTGACAGTAGGAGATGTTGGTTATTTAACGGCTTCTATTAAAAACGTATCAGATACACGTGTGGGTGATACTGTAACCTTTGCAGGAAGTCGTAGTGCTGCAGAGCCTTTACCAGGATATCGTCGATTAAATCCAATGGTATACTGCGGCTTATATCCAATTGATACAGCCAAGTATAATGACTTACGTGAAGCGCTTGAAAAATTAGAATTAAATGATTCTGCTCTACAATACGAGCCTGAAACGTCACAAGCACTTGGTTTTGGGTTCCGTTGTGGTTTCTTAGGTCTTCTACATATGGAAATCATTCAAGAACGTATTGAGCGTGAATTTAATATTGATTTAATCACTACAGCACCATCCGTAATTTACGAAGTATTTTTAACAGATGGTACGTCAATCAAAGTAGATAATCCTTCAATGATGCCTGATCCACAAAAAGTTGATCGAGTTGAAGAACCTTACGTAAAAGCTACGATTATGGTACCAAATGATTATGTAGGTGCTGTTATGGAGCTTTGCCAATTGAAGCGCGGTAATTTCATGGGAATGGACTATATCGATACAACTAGAGTTCAAATTATTTATGAAATGCCTTTATCTGAAATTGTGTACGACTTCTTTGATTACTTAAAATCAAGTACAAAAGGATATGCATCATTTGATTACGAGTTAATAGGATATAAACAATCTAAATTAGTGAAAATGGATATCCTATTAAATGGAGAGCAAGTGGACGCATTAAGCTTTATTGTGCACCGAGATTTCGCTTATGAGCGTGGGAAAGTAATCGTTGAGAAATTAAAAGAGTTAATTCCTAGACAGCAATTTGAAGTTCCAATTCAAGCTGCTGTCGGTCAAAAAATCGTTGCTCGCTCAACGATTAAAGCGATGCGTAAAAACGTACTTGCAAAATGTTACGGTGGTGACATTTCCCGTAAACGTAAACTTCTTGAAAAACAAAAAGAGGGTAAAAAACGCATGAAACAAGTAGGATCTGTAGAAGTTCCACAGGAAGCATTTATGGCTGTGCTGAAAATGGATGATAAGAAATAA
- a CDS encoding transcriptional regulator: MSTLERIKLLCKQRSISVKILEERLDFPNNTIYQWKTRTPGTDKLEKVADYFNVSMDYLLGRTDVKEIPDSVDTIAAHHDGEDWTDEELQEIERFKEFVRMKRNIQE, translated from the coding sequence GTGTCAACGTTAGAACGTATTAAACTATTATGCAAACAGCGTAGTATTAGCGTGAAAATTTTAGAAGAGAGATTAGATTTTCCTAATAACACTATTTATCAATGGAAAACGAGAACTCCTGGCACCGACAAACTAGAAAAAGTAGCAGATTATTTTAATGTTTCTATGGATTATTTACTTGGACGAACAGACGTTAAAGAAATCCCTGATTCAGTGGATACTATCGCTGCTCACCATGATGGAGAAGATTGGACAGATGAGGAATTGCAAGAAATCGAACGATTTAAAGAGTTTGTTCGAATGAAACGAAACATCCAGGAGTGA
- a CDS encoding site-specific integrase, producing MKGGVRKRGNTWYYYFDLGIVDGKRKKIERSAEGAQTKAEAESVLRRKILEYENAGTVFKPSEMTLHDFLMFWQQEYVQLKLKPNSQDNYRLTIKNHILPHLGKYKLKSLTPHVLQQFMNLKVREGLARQTLSIIRGILSKSLKQAVYPYKYISESPMQYVELMKETNRKPTRDDLKIQSKENLRLLNEHLTEDHPFYLPFHIGFHCGLRVGELCGLEWKHVDFDEMTIEIEQQLSKVRHEDENGKGHDEWVVSTLKSKASYRTIPVGKTLLNILRKAKMIQKENRLKYGEFYQQDPEHDFICKKENGEHYTPSVIKYQTRDLIRGKLGIDFNYHSLRHTHATMLIENGTPIKTVQKRLGHSRASITEDRYVHLTQKMARDAADIFDSIAGDL from the coding sequence ATGAAAGGCGGAGTAAGAAAACGAGGTAACACATGGTACTACTATTTTGATTTAGGCATTGTAGATGGGAAACGCAAAAAAATAGAACGCTCTGCTGAAGGTGCTCAAACAAAAGCGGAAGCTGAATCTGTATTACGGAGAAAGATTTTAGAATATGAAAATGCGGGCACCGTTTTTAAGCCATCTGAGATGACTCTACACGACTTTTTAATGTTTTGGCAACAAGAGTATGTTCAACTTAAATTAAAGCCAAATTCGCAAGATAACTACCGTTTAACAATTAAGAATCATATCCTTCCACACTTAGGGAAATACAAATTAAAATCACTAACACCGCATGTATTACAACAATTTATGAATTTAAAAGTACGTGAAGGTTTAGCTAGACAAACTTTAAGTATTATTAGAGGGATTTTGAGTAAGTCTTTAAAACAAGCTGTATACCCGTATAAATATATAAGTGAGAGTCCAATGCAATATGTTGAACTAATGAAGGAAACCAATAGAAAACCCACTAGAGATGATTTAAAAATACAGTCAAAAGAAAATTTGAGATTGTTGAATGAACATCTCACTGAAGATCACCCTTTTTATCTTCCGTTCCACATTGGGTTCCATTGTGGGTTGCGAGTTGGTGAGTTGTGTGGATTAGAATGGAAACATGTAGATTTCGATGAGATGACAATTGAAATTGAACAGCAATTATCGAAAGTTCGTCATGAAGATGAAAATGGTAAAGGGCATGATGAATGGGTGGTAAGTACACTGAAGTCAAAGGCTAGTTATCGAACAATTCCTGTCGGAAAAACTTTATTGAACATCTTAAGAAAAGCCAAAATGATACAAAAAGAAAATCGTTTAAAATACGGCGAGTTTTATCAACAGGATCCTGAACATGATTTTATATGTAAAAAAGAAAATGGAGAGCATTATACTCCATCGGTTATTAAATATCAGACAAGAGATTTAATACGAGGAAAACTTGGAATTGATTTTAATTACCATTCATTAAGACATACACACGCTACTATGTTAATTGAAAACGGAACGCCTATTAAAACTGTACAAAAAAGATTAGGACATAGCAGAGCTTCCATTACAGAAGACCGCTACGTCCACTTAACACAAAAGATGGCAAGAGATGCTGCCGATATATTCGATTCCATCGCAGGAGATTTATAA
- a CDS encoding phage protein — MNPLLAEEIQEVEEIQQYQQFQITDLDSLNWALRKVHAYNAQLKEIQTVANAERQRIDSWEQRESKGINESIEFFHNLIADYHAKVLAEDPKKKTLSTPYGKSKSTTSKAQPDKADEEQLIKFVEDNQLPFVEKVPKLKWAELKKTLQIVEVDGVQKVVDENGQVVPGVTVKPQTTTFKVEI; from the coding sequence ATGAATCCATTACTTGCTGAAGAAATTCAAGAAGTTGAAGAAATCCAACAATATCAACAATTTCAAATCACTGATTTAGATAGTTTGAATTGGGCACTCCGTAAAGTACATGCCTACAATGCTCAATTAAAAGAAATTCAAACAGTTGCTAATGCAGAACGTCAACGAATCGATTCATGGGAACAACGTGAAAGTAAAGGGATTAACGAAAGTATTGAGTTCTTCCACAATCTTATTGCTGACTATCATGCGAAAGTTTTAGCTGAGGATCCAAAGAAAAAAACATTGTCTACTCCATACGGCAAATCAAAATCAACTACAAGTAAAGCACAACCGGATAAAGCAGATGAAGAACAACTTATCAAATTTGTGGAAGACAATCAGCTGCCGTTTGTTGAAAAAGTACCAAAACTTAAATGGGCTGAATTAAAGAAGACACTTCAAATTGTTGAAGTAGACGGAGTGCAAAAGGTTGTTGATGAAAATGGTCAAGTAGTTCCAGGTGTCACAGTTAAACCACAAACTACTACTTTTAAAGTAGAAATATAG
- a CDS encoding DNA-binding protein, with translation MTGTFDFTPHNATEIVKEGKTYLIYCPPGMGKTSTLKYLPGKTLVLDVDRTSQVLKGNPDIDIIYVDNQNTWEYWEQLLTHLQSIKGKYDNIAIDNMSELERCLLSHLGFIGRNQGVPSQGDYQKMQFRVVNSFRWMKNLAERIVFTAWETTDLYTSADGQQYNRSYPQINMKILNNVLGLCDVVGRLMINQEGERGYVLQATNSIYAKNQLDDRKGCKQNEIFNENGGNE, from the coding sequence TTGACAGGGACATTCGACTTTACTCCTCATAACGCGACTGAAATTGTAAAAGAGGGTAAAACATATCTAATCTATTGCCCTCCAGGTATGGGGAAAACATCTACACTTAAATACTTGCCAGGTAAAACATTGGTCCTTGATGTAGATAGAACATCTCAAGTGCTAAAAGGAAATCCGGACATCGACATCATCTATGTAGATAACCAAAACACTTGGGAATACTGGGAACAGCTATTAACACATCTACAATCTATCAAAGGAAAATACGACAATATAGCAATCGATAACATGTCGGAGTTGGAACGATGTTTATTATCACATCTAGGTTTCATCGGTCGTAATCAAGGTGTACCATCTCAAGGTGATTATCAAAAAATGCAATTTCGTGTGGTAAACAGTTTCAGATGGATGAAAAACCTTGCTGAACGAATTGTATTCACGGCATGGGAAACAACAGACCTTTATACATCGGCCGATGGTCAGCAATATAACCGCAGTTACCCACAAATCAACATGAAAATATTAAATAATGTTCTAGGTTTGTGTGATGTTGTAGGGCGCTTGATGATTAATCAAGAGGGTGAACGTGGTTATGTTTTACAAGCAACAAATAGTATTTACGCAAAAAATCAATTAGATGACCGTAAAGGTTGCAAACAAAATGAAATCTTTAATGAAAATGGAGGAAATGAATAA